From a single Nitrospirota bacterium genomic region:
- a CDS encoding patatin-like phospholipase family protein — MRQKSKSVEDIKKRVIARERFEATEAIELIKSLKKERVFWLAREVLEIAQTELSKLDPSNEKDKLSLKLAQQLALCTYKDPDLANDSKFDDTIKILTDNCDLKNTKSQETLGIAGAVYKYKWLTEANKSILELSLAYYMRGYKHGVEKDYGYTAINAAFVLDALAYIEERTAQKAETSTETAENRRKKADEIRNDIIKTLPDLPSKQGNEFLNNDWWFLVTIAEAYFGLECYDDAREYFKRAKKIKEELDWEYESTAKQLVSLARFKGIDISPDDKTKAWVVLEDFLGDKTAVKSVFIGKVGLALSGGGFRASLFHIGVLAKLAECDILRHVDVISCVSGGSIIGAHYYLKLRNLLQTMPDSKIDRDDYIKIVHEIEDEFLTGVQANILKKAVTYKLTNITKSLTECLGEMYEKQIFSKVKDGKNDKERWINDLVVTPLDATGVPQENFNPKDGNWLRKANVPILILNTTALNTGHNFQFTATWMGEPPAGIDSEVDANYRLRRLYYEDAPPKYQKFSLGRAVAASTCVPAVFEPIELKDLYKDKVVRLVDGGVNDNQGSASLLEQNCTVLIVSDASGQMSSEDTPAGNPISAGMRSNSILQARLRGAQFDELYARKHSSLLQGLLFLHLKKELEADPVDWIGCELPSEKKTKSPLTSYGINKECQEYLSNIRTDLDSFSDIEAHSLMTSGYLMTEKMMPDDFKDFTDRSVARTNWRFLEKGMAICNKDVDNNIKKELKEAADHNLIILKIMKKFNSLFSWI; from the coding sequence ATGAGGCAAAAAAGTAAATCTGTAGAGGATATTAAAAAACGGGTAATAGCTCGTGAAAGATTTGAGGCAACGGAGGCTATCGAATTAATCAAAAGTCTTAAAAAGGAAAGGGTCTTTTGGCTAGCCAGAGAAGTGCTTGAAATTGCACAAACTGAATTATCAAAGTTGGACCCATCTAATGAAAAAGACAAACTATCTTTAAAATTAGCTCAACAACTTGCCCTTTGTACTTACAAAGACCCAGATTTGGCAAATGATTCAAAGTTTGACGATACTATAAAAATTCTTACTGACAATTGTGACCTTAAAAATACAAAAAGTCAGGAAACACTTGGAATAGCCGGAGCAGTTTATAAATACAAATGGCTGACAGAAGCTAATAAAAGTATCCTTGAACTTTCATTGGCATATTATATGCGCGGATATAAACATGGTGTTGAGAAAGACTACGGATATACGGCTATTAATGCAGCTTTTGTCCTTGATGCTCTTGCCTATATAGAGGAAAGAACTGCCCAAAAAGCAGAAACCTCAACTGAGACTGCCGAAAACAGACGCAAAAAAGCTGATGAGATTCGTAATGATATAATCAAAACACTTCCAGATTTACCTTCAAAACAAGGTAATGAGTTTTTAAACAATGACTGGTGGTTTTTAGTAACAATTGCTGAGGCTTATTTTGGCCTGGAATGCTATGATGATGCGCGTGAATATTTTAAGAGAGCTAAAAAGATCAAAGAAGAGCTTGACTGGGAATATGAATCAACAGCAAAGCAACTCGTTTCTTTAGCGCGTTTTAAGGGTATAGATATAAGCCCGGATGATAAAACAAAAGCTTGGGTAGTTTTAGAAGATTTTCTTGGTGATAAAACGGCTGTAAAGTCCGTATTCATAGGTAAAGTAGGGCTTGCCTTATCAGGCGGCGGGTTTCGGGCATCTTTGTTTCATATCGGGGTTTTGGCTAAACTTGCAGAGTGTGATATTTTAAGACACGTAGATGTTATATCATGTGTGTCCGGTGGTTCGATAATAGGCGCACATTACTATCTGAAGCTCCGCAATTTACTTCAAACAATGCCTGATAGCAAAATTGATCGTGATGACTATATTAAGATAGTACACGAAATAGAGGATGAGTTTCTTACAGGTGTACAGGCAAACATTCTAAAAAAAGCTGTAACTTATAAATTGACAAACATAACAAAATCACTAACTGAATGTTTAGGAGAGATGTACGAGAAACAAATATTTTCAAAAGTTAAAGATGGAAAAAATGATAAAGAGCGATGGATTAATGACTTAGTTGTAACGCCATTAGATGCTACAGGGGTACCTCAGGAGAATTTTAATCCGAAAGATGGAAATTGGCTGCGAAAAGCAAATGTGCCGATTCTCATACTTAACACAACTGCCCTGAATACTGGCCATAATTTCCAATTCACTGCTACATGGATGGGAGAACCACCAGCAGGGATTGACTCAGAAGTTGACGCCAATTACAGGTTAAGACGTTTGTATTATGAGGATGCACCTCCAAAATACCAGAAATTCAGTCTTGGCCGTGCTGTTGCAGCCTCAACTTGCGTACCTGCCGTATTTGAACCTATTGAGCTAAAAGATTTATATAAAGACAAGGTGGTACGTCTTGTGGATGGTGGAGTTAACGATAATCAGGGAAGCGCCTCGTTACTAGAGCAAAATTGTACTGTCTTAATTGTCAGTGACGCAAGCGGGCAAATGAGTTCAGAAGATACGCCTGCCGGCAACCCAATATCAGCAGGCATGCGCTCAAACAGCATCCTTCAGGCACGCCTTCGAGGCGCTCAATTTGATGAATTGTATGCAAGAAAACACTCATCTTTGTTACAAGGATTACTGTTTTTACATTTGAAAAAAGAACTCGAGGCGGATCCTGTTGACTGGATTGGCTGTGAACTTCCCTCAGAAAAGAAAACTAAATCACCACTAACTTCTTATGGTATAAACAAAGAGTGTCAGGAGTACCTCTCAAATATTCGAACTGATCTTGACTCATTTAGTGATATCGAAGCCCACTCTCTGATGACAAGCGGTTA
- a CDS encoding DUF4416 family protein, with translation MFAGLLYAHNTYLEQAEELLTAEFGQISIESDETLWDHSVYYANELGSPIKRRFVFFDNLISTGLIAETKLKTIAIEKALSIDGSRKINIDPGYLTLAKVVLPTTKNRAHRIYLKNGIYAETTLIYLRDNFKPYLFTYTDFTKCETLKLLNKVRKLFKDKLLGK, from the coding sequence TTGTTCGCCGGTCTTCTATACGCTCACAATACGTATCTTGAGCAGGCAGAGGAGTTATTAACTGCTGAGTTTGGTCAGATTTCCATTGAATCTGATGAAACTCTATGGGACCATTCAGTTTATTATGCCAATGAGCTTGGCTCACCCATAAAGAGGCGTTTTGTTTTCTTTGACAATTTAATAAGCACCGGATTAATTGCTGAGACCAAACTAAAGACAATCGCGATTGAGAAAGCTCTCTCAATTGATGGCAGTAGAAAAATAAACATAGACCCAGGCTATCTGACCCTTGCCAAAGTGGTGCTACCAACAACCAAAAACCGTGCACACAGGATATATCTGAAAAACGGAATATATGCCGAGACAACTTTAATCTATTTGAGGGATAACTTCAAACCATATCTTTTCACTTATACGGATTTTACAAAGTGTGAGACTCTTAAGCTTTTAAACAAAGTGCGTAAATTGTTTAAAGATAAATTGTTAGGAAAATGA
- a CDS encoding TlpA family protein disulfide reductase: MKTSKALILGVLIVAAVVVLQLGKKKGQVANINMVEGTTVPAFTFTDSGGKAVTYDAFKGKPLIINFWATWCPSCKDEIPSLQSFYNDEKSGQNVNIVTVLFRDDMSSAQSFMKKHKYDFPVYTDSSGAARSFGLTGVPETYLIDKNGIVVRRILGPLDWQTSSGKELLSELLSRI; the protein is encoded by the coding sequence ATGAAAACATCAAAGGCTTTGATACTTGGGGTGTTAATAGTGGCTGCGGTTGTTGTCTTACAGCTTGGCAAGAAAAAGGGACAGGTAGCAAACATAAACATGGTAGAGGGCACAACGGTACCAGCTTTTACATTTACCGACTCAGGCGGCAAAGCGGTAACTTATGATGCGTTCAAAGGAAAGCCCTTAATAATTAATTTCTGGGCAACATGGTGTCCCTCTTGCAAGGATGAAATACCGTCTTTGCAAAGTTTTTACAATGATGAGAAATCCGGCCAGAACGTAAACATAGTGACCGTCTTATTCAGAGATGATATGTCATCGGCACAGAGTTTTATGAAAAAGCATAAGTATGACTTTCCGGTTTATACGGATTCAAGCGGTGCAGCCCGTTCATTTGGGCTTACCGGAGTGCCTGAGACCTATCTGATAGATAAAAACGGAATTGTAGTTAGACGTATACTGGGGCCTCTGGACTGGCAGACCTCATCAGGAAAAGAGCTGCTTAGTGAATTGCTAAGCCGGATATAA
- a CDS encoding ATP-dependent Clp protease ATP-binding subunit has translation MFEKFTERGRKVIIYAKEEAESRQNDYLGTEHLLLAVLRDKDGLPVTILRKMGVATEDLRMEVERNLPAGSNLLTFGEIPFTPRAKKVLELAVEEARLLGHNYIGSEHLLLGLIREDDGIGGKILRSLGANLLGARQLTINLSMRGQAFTKVRKTNTPALNEFGRDLTQMAAEGLLDPVIGREDEIERILQVLGRRIKNNPAIVGEPGVGKTAVVEGLAHKINTGDIPENLIGKRIISLDLGAMIAGTKYRGQFEERLKVIMKEIRQSDNIILFIDEFHTLIGAGAAEGSVDASSMLKPALSRGEIQCIGATTSNEFRKYIEKDGALERRFQPIYIQPPTVEDTIRILSGLKSRYESYHGVKITGAAIAAAAKLSDLYITDRNLPDKAIDVIDETGSRIKLKRFTPPEELRDIEKDLERLYKEKALYIKLNDIERAAAVRGEEEKHKKLHYITQRKWQENLSREISVLAEDDIAYTVSKMTGIPLSRLEEEETERLLHMEDEIHKRIISQDDAISAVCRAIRRSRAGIKNRRKPVGSFFFLGPTGVGKTELARALAEFLFNDEKALIKLDMSEYMERFNVSRLTGAPPGYIGYDDGGQLTEKVRKKPYSVVLFDELEKAHYDVFNVLLQILDDGVLTDSSGRKVDFKNTVIIMTSNLGARLIEKATPLGFQRKAKSDVYSKLKDTVLDELKKTFNPEFLNRIDETVVFHPLEKADLYSIIDLLIGDTNKQLIDQDLYIELDYTVKDWLIEKYYQPAYGARPMRRAIQKEIDDQLSEEILKGSFKNISKLRIVLRDNAPAFTEAEDLEFAAIDLGGVN, from the coding sequence ATGTTTGAAAAATTTACTGAAAGAGGCAGAAAAGTAATAATATATGCAAAAGAAGAGGCTGAGAGCAGGCAGAACGATTATCTTGGTACAGAGCATCTGCTTTTAGCGGTCCTCAGGGATAAAGACGGCTTGCCTGTTACGATACTGCGCAAGATGGGAGTTGCAACCGAGGATTTACGCATGGAGGTGGAGAGGAACCTTCCCGCCGGTTCAAATCTTCTGACGTTTGGTGAGATACCCTTTACTCCACGCGCTAAGAAAGTACTGGAACTGGCTGTTGAAGAGGCACGGCTACTGGGACATAACTACATAGGGAGCGAGCACCTTCTTTTGGGGTTGATTCGTGAGGATGACGGTATAGGTGGTAAGATATTGAGAAGCCTCGGAGCAAACCTCCTTGGGGCAAGGCAGTTGACCATAAACCTGTCTATGAGGGGTCAGGCGTTTACAAAGGTAAGGAAAACCAACACACCGGCTCTGAATGAGTTTGGCAGAGATCTCACTCAGATGGCTGCCGAGGGGCTTCTTGACCCTGTGATAGGGCGTGAGGACGAGATAGAGAGGATTTTACAGGTCTTAGGACGCAGGATAAAAAATAATCCGGCCATTGTTGGTGAACCCGGAGTTGGAAAGACCGCTGTTGTTGAGGGGTTGGCACACAAAATCAACACAGGTGACATACCGGAAAATCTGATAGGAAAGAGAATAATCTCACTTGATTTAGGCGCTATGATAGCCGGCACCAAGTACAGAGGGCAGTTTGAAGAAAGACTAAAAGTGATTATGAAAGAAATACGGCAGTCTGACAATATAATTCTGTTTATTGATGAGTTTCACACGCTGATTGGAGCTGGGGCTGCAGAGGGCTCAGTGGATGCCTCAAGTATGCTTAAACCTGCCCTTTCAAGGGGAGAGATACAGTGCATAGGAGCCACAACGTCAAACGAATTCCGGAAGTACATCGAGAAAGACGGCGCACTTGAAAGGCGTTTTCAGCCAATTTACATACAGCCGCCCACAGTTGAAGACACAATAAGAATACTGAGCGGTTTAAAGAGCCGGTACGAGTCATATCACGGTGTGAAGATAACCGGAGCCGCTATTGCAGCGGCTGCTAAGCTTTCTGACCTCTACATCACTGACAGAAACCTCCCAGATAAGGCAATTGACGTTATAGATGAGACTGGTTCACGTATTAAGTTAAAGCGTTTCACACCTCCTGAGGAACTTAGAGACATAGAGAAAGACCTTGAAAGGCTGTACAAGGAAAAAGCCCTGTATATAAAATTAAACGACATAGAACGGGCAGCAGCCGTAAGAGGCGAAGAGGAAAAACACAAGAAACTCCACTATATTACACAAAGAAAGTGGCAAGAAAACCTCAGCAGGGAGATCTCTGTACTTGCAGAGGATGATATAGCTTATACGGTTTCCAAGATGACAGGTATCCCTCTTTCCAGACTTGAGGAGGAGGAGACAGAGCGGCTCTTACACATGGAGGATGAAATCCACAAAAGAATTATCTCTCAGGACGATGCCATAAGCGCCGTGTGCAGGGCAATTCGGCGCTCAAGAGCCGGAATAAAAAACAGAAGGAAACCAGTTGGGTCATTTTTCTTTCTTGGACCCACAGGGGTTGGAAAAACAGAGTTGGCACGAGCACTTGCCGAGTTTTTGTTTAACGATGAGAAGGCTCTGATAAAACTGGACATGTCTGAGTATATGGAGCGGTTCAATGTGTCGCGTCTTACGGGCGCACCTCCCGGCTACATCGGATACGACGACGGAGGACAGTTAACTGAAAAGGTTAGGAAAAAACCCTACTCGGTTGTTCTGTTTGATGAACTTGAAAAAGCCCACTACGATGTGTTTAACGTGTTGCTTCAGATTCTGGATGATGGCGTTCTTACCGACAGTTCCGGTAGAAAGGTGGATTTTAAAAACACCGTCATAATAATGACTTCAAATCTGGGTGCAAGGTTAATAGAAAAGGCTACTCCTCTTGGATTTCAAAGGAAAGCTAAGTCTGACGTTTACTCAAAGCTGAAAGACACAGTTTTAGATGAACTGAAAAAGACCTTTAATCCTGAGTTTCTGAACCGGATAGATGAAACCGTGGTGTTTCACCCGCTGGAAAAAGCTGACTTGTACTCAATAATTGACTTACTTATAGGAGATACTAACAAACAGCTTATAGACCAGGATCTGTACATAGAGCTTGACTACACTGTAAAAGACTGGTTGATTGAGAAATACTATCAACCGGCATACGGTGCAAGGCCTATGAGAAGAGCTATACAGAAAGAAATTGATGACCAGCTTTCTGAGGAGATCTTAAAGGGCAGCTTTAAAAACATCAGCAAACTGCGGATAGTGTTACGGGACAATGCACCGGCGTTTACAGAGGCAGAGGATTTAGAGTTTGCTGCCATAGACTTAGGAGGAGTTAATTAA
- a CDS encoding cell division topological specificity factor MinE, producing the protein MSIFSYFKKATSSDKAKERLKMVLSYERKGLPVNFIESVRGDVESLFAKYQQLDTSRIELEVMNENKYIELSISIPFTKNN; encoded by the coding sequence ATGTCCATATTCAGTTATTTTAAGAAAGCTACTTCCTCTGATAAGGCTAAGGAGAGATTAAAAATGGTGCTCTCTTATGAAAGAAAAGGCCTGCCTGTTAATTTTATAGAAAGTGTCAGAGGCGATGTGGAATCACTCTTTGCTAAGTATCAACAGTTGGATACAAGCAGGATAGAGCTTGAGGTCATGAATGAAAATAAGTATATAGAATTGTCAATAAGTATTCCATTTACAAAAAATAACTAA
- the minD gene encoding septum site-determining protein MinD produces the protein MSRIIVVTSGKGGVGKTTVTANLGTALAMLGKRVLTLDADIGLRNLDMILGLEKRIVYDIVDIVNGTVKAEKAFVKDKRGYPLCLLPASQTKNKEAVKPEQLMEIINTVRDNFDYIFIDSPAGIEGGFITAATPAEEAIVVVNPEVSSVRDADRIIGLLESMEKTHIRLLVNRIKIHQVKKGEMLSVEDIEDILHIKKIGVIPDDEKMVDYTNKGEPIVLSKNSLVANALMNVAHRMEGKDIPFDELKNNKGLFSWLWRG, from the coding sequence ATGTCAAGAATAATAGTAGTAACATCGGGGAAAGGCGGAGTAGGGAAAACCACTGTAACCGCAAACCTGGGAACAGCACTGGCAATGCTTGGAAAGAGAGTGTTAACTTTGGATGCCGATATTGGCCTTAGAAACCTTGATATGATTCTGGGGCTGGAAAAAAGAATAGTTTATGATATTGTAGATATTGTTAACGGCACGGTTAAAGCAGAAAAAGCATTCGTTAAAGATAAAAGAGGATACCCGCTGTGTCTGCTTCCGGCTTCACAAACAAAAAACAAAGAAGCAGTTAAACCGGAACAACTCATGGAAATCATAAACACGGTAAGGGATAACTTTGACTACATATTCATTGATTCCCCGGCTGGGATAGAGGGCGGGTTTATAACTGCGGCAACTCCGGCTGAGGAGGCCATAGTGGTGGTAAACCCTGAGGTTTCCTCTGTAAGGGACGCTGACAGAATTATCGGGCTTCTTGAGTCTATGGAAAAAACCCATATAAGGCTGCTTGTAAACCGGATAAAGATTCATCAGGTTAAAAAGGGCGAAATGCTCTCCGTTGAGGATATCGAGGATATCCTGCATATCAAAAAAATTGGAGTTATCCCTGATGACGAAAAAATGGTGGACTATACCAACAAAGGGGAGCCTATTGTGCTTTCAAAAAACTCTTTAGTGGCAAATGCACTGATGAATGTAGCTCATCGGATGGAGGGAAAGGATATTCCGTTTGATGAACTAAAAAATAATAAAGGACTTTTTAGTTGGTTATGGAGGGGCTAA
- the minC gene encoding septum site-determining protein MinC: MGVDVKGVTVPALLLSLDTTLTADENIDEIELRLNTPFFNNSRILINTNGLVLETNHINKILKIFEQHNAILLEIKSDFHAKESSNKANVQTTHKKSLLTLNQTIRGGQKIEYDGDVLIFGTVNANAYIVATGNIIVLGTMKGVAHAGASGDETAMVVSLNLKPQQLRIANHIAKSPDNIDELPDIPEKAYITDNSINIEKV, translated from the coding sequence ATGGGAGTAGATGTTAAAGGGGTTACAGTTCCGGCACTTTTACTTAGTTTAGATACTACCCTCACAGCAGATGAAAACATTGATGAGATTGAACTGAGACTGAATACGCCATTTTTTAATAACTCTAGGATTTTGATCAATACCAATGGACTTGTTCTGGAAACTAACCATATAAACAAAATCCTTAAGATATTTGAACAGCATAATGCCATACTGTTAGAAATTAAAAGTGATTTTCATGCAAAAGAAAGCTCTAACAAGGCTAATGTTCAGACTACTCACAAAAAATCGCTGTTAACTTTAAATCAAACCATACGCGGCGGGCAAAAAATTGAATACGATGGTGATGTCCTGATTTTTGGCACTGTTAACGCTAACGCATACATTGTTGCCACAGGCAATATAATTGTATTGGGCACGATGAAAGGAGTGGCTCACGCTGGCGCCTCAGGCGATGAAACGGCAATGGTAGTGTCTCTTAACTTAAAACCTCAACAGTTAAGAATCGCTAACCATATCGCTAAATCCCCTGACAACATTGATGAGCTGCCGGATATCCCGGAAAAAGCATACATAACTGATAACTCTATAAACATAGAAAAAGTATAG
- a CDS encoding DnaJ domain-containing protein: protein MDTHNSNSINKSLEVLGLNSKASPEEIKEAYKDLVKVWHPDRFAHDPKLQKKAGDKLSEINEAYRNLKDYDIKNETGQTEESVKASSEDTKTSEKKESVKDTQTKTQSQSKATNKSKPRAATRPIKRADMYVLEPQWARLLARLFDLYSLSMPCGFLAGAMIKNTFLDGYITQFFFTMLVITVMESFILATTGSTGGKYLLGIRVLNAEGKSLTFTEALSREFRVYAYGFVLGIPIVFLYTMAREYKLLKRKGAASWDSSLNLKVLYRRTNKRQIYIFLFLFVLIIAAYSYGFDMISR from the coding sequence ATGGATACCCACAACAGCAATAGCATTAATAAATCGTTAGAAGTGCTTGGACTTAACTCCAAAGCCAGCCCTGAGGAGATAAAGGAGGCCTACAAGGACCTTGTAAAAGTCTGGCATCCGGACAGGTTTGCGCATGACCCTAAACTTCAGAAAAAGGCAGGCGATAAGCTAAGTGAAATTAACGAGGCGTATCGCAATCTAAAAGATTATGACATTAAAAATGAGACCGGACAGACTGAGGAATCAGTTAAAGCCAGCTCAGAAGATACGAAAACCTCTGAAAAGAAGGAATCAGTCAAAGATACTCAAACCAAAACACAATCTCAGAGTAAGGCAACTAATAAGAGCAAACCCAGAGCTGCCACCCGCCCCATAAAACGTGCCGACATGTATGTATTAGAGCCGCAGTGGGCAAGACTGCTGGCACGGCTGTTTGATCTGTATAGTTTAAGTATGCCCTGTGGGTTTTTAGCAGGGGCAATGATTAAAAACACATTTCTTGATGGCTATATCACTCAGTTTTTTTTCACCATGCTTGTAATAACAGTTATGGAGTCTTTTATTTTGGCAACAACCGGTTCAACCGGCGGCAAGTACCTGCTTGGGATAAGAGTATTAAACGCAGAGGGTAAGAGTTTGACATTTACTGAGGCGCTCAGCCGGGAATTCCGTGTGTATGCTTATGGGTTTGTTTTGGGAATTCCTATTGTTTTTCTTTATACGATGGCCAGGGAGTATAAATTATTAAAGCGAAAAGGGGCAGCTTCATGGGATAGCAGCCTCAACCTCAAGGTATTGTACAGACGTACAAACAAACGTCAGATTTACATATTTTTGTTTCTGTTTGTTTTAATCATCGCTGCCTACTCATATGGCTTTGATATGATTTCAAGGTAA